One window from the genome of Streptomyces sp. NBC_01476 encodes:
- the argB gene encoding acetylglutamate kinase, which translates to MSTRKHTALPKAQILIEALPWLTRHHGRTVVIKFGGNAMVDEELKAAFAQDVVFLRHAGLKPVVVHGGGPQISAQLDLHGLVSEFKAGLRVTTPEAMDVVRMVLAGQVQRELVGLLNQHGPLAVGMTGEDAHTITAVKHYPTIDGQRVDIGRVGEITAIDTGAIQALLDDGRIPVVSSIARAGDDSHVYNVNADTAAAALAAALGAETLMVLTDVEGLYEDWPNSDDVISRLTATELEKLLPELSSGMVPKMEGCLHAVRNGVHTARVIDGRVQHAILLEIFTDEGIGTMVVPDPGTPGAPGAPDAWNSVPTTEGGAR; encoded by the coding sequence ATGAGCACTCGCAAGCACACCGCACTGCCCAAGGCCCAGATCCTCATCGAGGCGCTGCCCTGGCTGACCCGCCACCACGGCCGGACCGTCGTCATCAAGTTCGGCGGGAACGCCATGGTGGACGAGGAGCTGAAGGCCGCCTTCGCCCAGGACGTGGTCTTCCTGCGGCATGCCGGGCTCAAGCCGGTCGTGGTGCACGGCGGCGGCCCGCAGATCAGCGCCCAGCTCGACCTGCACGGTCTGGTCAGCGAGTTCAAGGCCGGACTGCGGGTCACCACCCCCGAGGCGATGGACGTCGTACGGATGGTGCTGGCCGGCCAGGTGCAGCGCGAACTGGTCGGCCTGCTCAACCAGCACGGCCCCCTCGCGGTCGGCATGACCGGCGAGGACGCGCACACCATCACCGCGGTCAAGCACTACCCGACGATCGACGGGCAGCGCGTGGACATCGGGCGGGTCGGGGAGATCACCGCGATCGACACCGGAGCCATCCAGGCGCTGCTGGACGACGGCCGCATCCCGGTGGTCTCCTCCATCGCCCGGGCCGGCGACGACAGCCATGTCTACAACGTCAACGCCGACACCGCCGCCGCGGCGCTGGCCGCCGCCCTCGGCGCCGAGACGCTGATGGTCCTCACCGACGTCGAGGGCCTCTACGAGGACTGGCCCAACAGCGATGACGTGATCAGCCGGCTCACCGCCACCGAGCTGGAGAAGCTGCTGCCCGAGCTCTCCAGCGGCATGGTCCCGAAGATGGAGGGCTGCCTGCACGCGGTCCGCAACGGCGTGCACACCGCCCGGGTCATCGACGGCCGCGTCCAGCACGCGATCCTGCTGGAGATCTTCACCGACGAGGGGATCGGCACCATGGTCGTGCCCGACCCCGGGACACCGGGCGCACCAGGCGCGCCCGACGCCTGGAACAGCGTGCCGACGACCGAAGGGGGAGCCCGGTG